GGGGTGAGCGCCCGGGCGGCCGGGTCCGTCGAGCCGTCGCGGACCGCCCGGTAACGTCGGCGTCACCGACGCACGCTTTGATGGCGTCGGACGCCGTTGCCGCTCACATGGCCTGTCCACACCTCGAATACCGGGAGTCGGACGGCGACCGGGCGTTCGACACCGCCCGCGCCTTCTGCACCGTCGCCGACGAGTTCGTCCAGCCGGTCCACGCCGACATCTGCACCGAGCGCTACGGGCTGGACCCGGAGTCCGACTGCGAGATCTTCCGCGACCACGCGGGGCTCGACTGGGACGAATGACCTACGACGAGTACCTCGACGGCAAGCCCGTCGTCATCACCGCGGCGCTCACGGGCGGGATCCAGGGGAAGGAGGCGCACCCCGAGCTCCCCGAGACGCCCGCGGAGATCGCCGAGGCGGCCGCGGCGGTCGAGGACGCCGGGGCCGCGGTCGTCCACCTGCACGCCCGCCGCGACAACGGCGAGCGGGCGTTCTCGACCGAGCGGTTTCAGGAAGTGACCGACGCCGTGCGCGAGGCGACCGACGACATCGTGATCCAGCACTCGACGGGCGGCACCGCCGCGCCCGACGCCCTCCGCGCGGAGCCGCTCCGGACGGATCCCGCTCCGGAGATGGCGAGCCTCGACATGGGGCCGATGAACCGCGGGCGCCGCCTCACCAGCGAGAACACCCGCGACACGATCGACGGCCTGCACGCGGAGATGCGCGATCGGGGGATCAAGCCGGAGCTTGAGGTGTTCAACAACGGCCACCTCAACGAGGCGTTCCGGATCCTCGACGACCTGGAGGAGCCGCCGTACCTGAACCTCATCTTCGGGCCGGGGACGCTCGCGCCGCCCTCGCCCGCGAACCTCCAGCGGACGGTCGACCAGCTCCCGGACCGCGCGGAGTTCAACGTCATCGGCTTCGGTCCCCACCAGCTTCCGCTGACGACCCAGTCGATGATCCTCGGGGGGCACGTCCGCGTCGGACTGGAGGACAACAGCTACCTCCGGAAGGGGGAAATGGCGACGAACGAGGCGCTCGTCGCGCGGGCGGCCCGGATCGCCGAGGAACTCGGTCGACCGGTCGCGTCGCCCGCGGACGCACGCGACCTGCTCGGGGTCGAGTCGCGGCGCTGACGTTCGGGGGCGGGGGGTCGCGTCGCCGGCCACGCCGCGGATGCGGCTCGGCGAGGGCGGTGACCGATCGCGCGCTCAGAGCACGAAGACCGCCACGACGAACCCGGCGAGTATCGACAGCGTCAACGCGAGTTGCGCGACCGACGACGCGAGCATCCCGGCGACGGTGAAGGCGGCGGCCCGGACTGCCTCGTCGGACGCCTTCCCCGTGCGCAGTTCCGCCGCGAACACGACGCCGACGGTGCCGACGAGGATGCCGAGCGGGCCGACGACGAACAACAGCACGAGCGACGCCAGTCCGGCCGCCACCATCGTCGCGGGCTCTGCGCCGCCGGCCTTCGAGGCGAGTGGACCGCCGAGGTGCTCGACGGCGAAGGCGGTCAAACCGACGAGCGTGAAGACGACGACCCAACCGAGCCCAAGCGTCGGCGCCGACGGCGGCGCGAGGACGTAGTAGACGAGGACGCCCGCGACCGAGAGCGGGCCGGCCGGCACCAGCGGGACGACGCTCCCGACGACGCCGGCGACGAGGAGGGCGAGCGCGGCGAGGACGACGAGATCGACCATGGACCGGGGTTGGCGGGCGACGGGGATAAGTTCGGGCGCGGTTCCGACTGGTCCACCCTCGCTCCCCGCGGGGTCCCTCCCAGCTCCCTCCCGGCTCCCTCGCTACTCGTATCGATCGCGCTCGGCGAACGCCGCCTCGTCGCCGTAGCGGTCCACGAGGGGTTGGAGCGCGCGACCGAGGCTCCGCATGCACTCGGCCGTCGAGACGTAGTCGAGTTCCTGGGCGACGCGCTCCCACTCGCGCGCCTGCAACACTTTCCGAACGAGCAGGCGCTCCTCCCGGGCGGAGAGGTCCGCCTCGCGGTCGAGCAGGTGCGCGAGCGCGAGCCGCCGGAACGGTCGCGGCGCCGCGTCCGCGAGCCCGGGGCCGTACGCCGCAGCGACGGTTAGCCGCCACTCGTACTCGGACACGTCGACGACGGCCTCGCCGTCGGCGTCGCAGGCGGCGAGCGCGGCGCGGACCACGTCCGGGTCGAGATCGCGCAGGGCGTCAGAGAGGACCCCGCCGATCCGCTCTCGGAACCACCGGGCGTGTCGGCGCGCGAGCGCCCGTCCGTCGTCGCTCGCCGGGGCCATCATGAGCGCCGAGTGCTCGCCGCTCGCGGCGTTGCGCGTGGTCGCGAGGTGGACCGTCCGGTAGCCGTTCTCGGCCCAGAAGTCGAGCAGGCCGGGCGTCGCGCCGAACCCCGTGCCGAGGTAGTCCACGTCGTCGCCGGTCTCCCGCTCGATCTCCCGGAGCAGCCGCGACCCGAGCCCGCGGCTCCGGACGGCGTGGTGGGTCGCGATGCGCATGACGCGCAGGCCGGTCGGCGCGGCCGCCTCGGGGTCGCGAAGCTGGCTGGTCAACACGTCCGGGAGCATGTTGCCGCGGACGCGCTCGCCGTCGTACATCGCCTCGCGGGTCCCGGCGTCCAGGCCGCCCTCCCGCGCCAGCAGCGCGACCGAGACGACGTGCCCCTCGTACGTCAGCGCGCGAACCGTGAGGTTCGGCGCGTCCAGCAGGCGCGCGAGGTCGTCGGGTTCGGTACGGTAGTGCGCGAGCACCAGCAGGCCGAACGCCTCCGAGAGCAGGTGCTCGTCGGCGAGGAGGTCGTCCCCGTCGAGCGCGCGGTAGTCGACGGTCTCGGGATCCGCGTCGGCGACCGCCTCGTCGACCGGGGGTCGGGCGTCGAGCATGAGCGCGCGGAACGCCCACCCCTCGACCGGGTCGCCGCGGGCGTAGCGGATGGGGTCGTCCATCCGTACGTCGGTGACGCGGCGGTCCGACCCGTCGAGCCGGTCGCGAAAGCGGACCGAGAACCCCCGGCCGGCGCCCTCGTAGCCGTGGACGGTCGTGACGAACGCCGCGGCGGGCGCCGCGAGCAGGTCCGCGAGCAGGCGCACCGGGAGCGCGGCCGCCTCGTCGGCGATCGCCACGTCGGCGTCGCCGGCGGCCTCGGCCGCCTCCGCTGGCGGGAGGTAGCGGATCCGGCCGCGTCCGGTCGGATCTGCCGTCGGTTCGTCGGCGGACGCCCCGACCTCGATCCGGCGCTCCTCGTCGACCGCGAACGTCGCGTCGAGATCCGCGAGCAGGGCGCGGGCGCGCTCGAACAGCGCCGCGGCGCCGCCGAACGAGGGCGCGGTGACGAGCACGTCGCGGCCGTCGAGCGCGAGGCTCGCGGCGGCGAGGCCCGCGGCGCTGGATTTCCCGCGGCCGCGGTCGGCCTCGACCACGACCGCCTCGGCTTGCTCGGGGGTTCCGGTTCGAAGCCGCTCCAGCGACGACAGCACGCGCGACTGGTCCCGAGTGAGACACGACTCGTACGCGACGGCCGGGAACGCCGCGGCGTCGGGGACGGTCGGTCCCGGTTCGGCCGGGGGCGCGTCGTCGCCGGTGAGCCCGTCCCGTTCGATATCCGCGGCGGTGTCATCGGCGACGGTGCCATCCGCCGCGTCGCCGGCGTTGCCGCCGGCGTCGAGAGCGTCGTCGTCAGCGCCGTCAGCGGCGTCGTCGCCGACCCCGACGATCGCGACGCCGGGGTGCGTCCGGAGCGTCTCGACCAGCCGCGTGCGGAAGCGACCGGACACGTCGTCGAGGCCGAACGGCGGGACGGCGAGCGACTCGTCGAAGTCGTCGCGGCGGTCGGGCCAGTCGTCGAGCGGCGGCGCGAGGAGAACGTAGAGGCCGCCGCCGTCGACGGCGCCGACCGACTGGCCGACGACGTCGGGCGAGAACTCCGCGAACGCGTCGAGGATCACCGCCTCTCGGGTGGTCCCGAGCAGTCGCTTGGCGTGTTTCGGCCGGTGGCGCTCGAAGCGGAACCCCTCGCGGGTCGACAACAGCGTCGTCTCCTCGTCCGCGATGTCGGCGGACTCGACGGCGGTGAAGGCGGCGTCGAAGCAGGCGTCCCGGTCGCCGTGGAGGACGAGCAGGCGCCGCTGGTTCGTCCGACGCGCCTCCGCCCCGAGGTCGGCGGCGAGGGAGGCGAGGGCGGCGATGTCCATACCTCCGGTTTCCCGCGTCCCGAGTTGGGTCTTTCCGTCGCCGGGACCGACACCCATGTTTAACTACTCGTGTGAGAGTGTGCATAGGTAGCGATGCCCATAGACCCGAGCTTCGAGGAGAACCGCGAGCAGGTCGACGAGCACGAGGGCCACGCCGTCTGGGGGCCGGTCGACGAGCCGGAGGAGCTGGGGATCCACGGGACCCACGTCGCCGTCGACTTCGACATCTGTCTCGCCGACGGCGCCTGTCTGGAGGACTGTCCGGTCGACGTGTTCGAGTGGGTGGACAGCCCCGGCCATCCGGAGAGCGAGCTGAAGGCGGACCCCGCCAACGAGGACCAGTGCATCGACTGCATGATATGCGTCGACGTGTGTCCGGTGGACGCCATCGACGTGGACGCGGGGCGGGCGGGGCGGATCTGACTCGCGACCGGGGCGGACGCCGAGCGTGAGGTCGGAGCCGCGATCGACGCGGACCGAGAGCGGCGCCGCTGGGGGCCGGCGGGGGCGACGGCGGAGAAACGTTTACTTTCGACTCGTGACATTAGATAGATTAGTGGTACCAATGCACACAGTCGTGATGACGAAGGGGGTCCCCGACTTCCGCGAGGGGAAGGTCGCCTTCGACGAGGACGGACACTTAGAGCGGGGGAACACCCCGACGGTGATGAACCCGAACGACGAGCACGCGTTGCGCGCGGCGCTCCAGACCCGCGTTCGACACGGCGGACGCGTGAGCGTGATGAGTATGGGCCCCCCGGGGTACGAGGACGTGCTCCGGGAGGCGATGGAGTCGGTGTACGCCGACGACTGCTATCTCGTCTCGGACAAGCAGTTCGCCGCCGCCGACACGTGGGCGACGGCGATCACGCTCGCGACGGCCATCGAGCACCTCGGCGAGCCGGACCTGGTGTTCGCGGGGTTCAAGACGGCCGACGGGGAGACGGGCCACACCGGCCCGCAGACGTGCTGGGGCCTCGATATGCCGATCGTCACCCACGTCGTCGCGCTCGACATCGACCCCGAGGACCGGACGCTGCGCGCGAAGCGACTCGTCGAGGGGGACATCGAGGAGATCGAGACGGTGGAGACGTCGCTGCCGGCGTTCGTCGTCGCCGACCCCGAGTTCGAGCCGTCGTATCGGACCGCCCGACACCGCCTCGAACGGAAGCGACTCCGCGAGGAGGCGCGCGAGCGGGCGGCCGACATCGACGAGCACGTCACCTACTGGGACCACGAGGAACTGAACCTCGACCCCGACTACGTCGGCCTGGACGGGTCGCCGACGATCGTCTCCTCGGTCGACCCGATCCCGCGGGCGCCGGCCGAGCGGGAGGCCACCGAGGTCGACCCTGCGGACCCGGAGGCGCTGGGCGAGGTCGTCGAGGAACTGACGCCGCACGCGGGGGGTGACTGAGCGTGCCAGAGTTCGACCCCGCCGAGTTCGACGTCTCCGAGCTCGGCCCGAAGGTCCAGTCGATCGACGACCCGGCGGAACTCCGCGCGATCCTTGAGGCCGAGCGCGACGGCGACAACCGCGACGCCGTGATCACCGTCATCGAGAGCAGGCTGGAGCAGGTGTCCGAGGACGACGGCGGCGACGATGGCGAGATCGACCTCGACGCGATGTCGGTGGCGGACATCGGCAACGCGCTGCAGAACGTCGACGACCCCGAGCGCCTGCGCGACCTCCGCGAGCGCGAGGTCGACGGCGAGGACAGAGACACCGTCCTCCGACTGATCGACCGTCGCCTCGACTCCGTCGAAGGGGGAGAGGAGGGCGAGACCGGGGGCGCGGAGACAGACCGCGAGCCGCCGGAGGAGCGCCACCCCGAGTTGGACCACCCGACGGCGGACAAACGCCACGTCCGGGCGCTGGAGGACGGCACGTACCGCGACATGTGGGTGTACTGCGAGACGCAGGCGGGCGACCTGCTCGACGTGTCCCGCGAGATGCTCGGGAAGGCGCGGGAGCTGATGGACGGCTACAACGACGACTACGTCGGCGACGACGAGGACGACGAGCGCGTCGTCGCGGTCCTGATCGGCGACGACGTGGCCGGCCACGCCGACGAGTGCATCGCGCTCGGCGCCGACGTGGTCGTCTACCACGAGGACGACCGCCTCGCGCGGTTCCAGCACAAGCCGTACAGCGAAGTGTTCGCGGACATGGCCCGGTGGGGCGCGGACCCGCCGGCCCGCGACGAGGACCGCGAGGCTTCGCCCCCCGAGGACGCCGACTGGCGCGACTACGACGAGCCGAGATACGTGCTGTTCCCGGCGACGCACAACGGCCGCGACCTCTCCGCACAGGTGCAGGCGGAACTCGACTCCGGGCTCGCCTCCGACTGCTCGGGGTTGTTCATCGACGACGTGGGTATCTCCAACCCGGTGAAGACCGGGGCGCCGGGGACCACCCGGACGTTCGAGCGCGTCCTGCACATGAAGCGGCCGGACTTCTCCGGGTTCGAGTACTCGACCATCCTCTGTCTCGACAACCCCGACCGGGAGTTCCACCCGCAGGGCGGTTCGGTCATCCCCGGCAGCTTCGAGGTTCCCGACCCGGACCCCGAGCGCGAGGGCGAGGTGATCGAACACGAGGGCGACCTGGACGACGGCTGGTTCCGCGTCGAGGTGACGGAGTTCGACCGCCTCGACGGCGGCGTCGACCTCTCGGGTCACGACGTGGTCGTCGCCGTCGGCAGGGGCATCGGCGACGACCCGACGCGCGGGATGGAACTCGCGCTCGAACTGGCCGACGCGTTCGACGACGCCGCCGTGGGCGTCTCCCGCGGCATCGTCACCGGCTCGTACAGCTTCGACGGCCACGTCGAGGAGTACACGGCCGAGGAGCGCCAGATCGGCGAGACCGGACAGGTCGTCGAGCCGTCCGTCTACATCGCCGCGGGCATCTCCGGGGCCGTCCAGCACAAGGTCGGATGTGACGAGTCCGACACCATCGTCGCGGTGAACACCGACCCGGACGCCCGGATCCACGACTGGTGCGACTACTTCGTCGAGGGCGACCTCTTCGAGGTGCTCCCGCGGCTGACGGAGGCGGTGAAGACGGGGAGCGTCGACGCCGAGGCGCTCGCCGACGGCGGGGCCGGGGAGCCCGCGACCGACGGCGGGACCGTCGCCGGCGACACCGGAGGTGAGGTCGATGAGTAACATGGACGAGATCGGGTTCGACTCCGCGGCCGCCGTCGACGGCGGGGAGTCGTTCGAGGCGGTCGTCGTCGGGGGCGGTCCGGGCGGCGCGGCCGCCGCGGCGGTCCTCGCCGAGAACGGCGTCGAGACGCTCGTCCTTGAGCGGGGCGTCGAGTCCGGCTCGAAGAACGTCTCGGGCGGCCTGCTGTACGCCGAGGAGTCCGCCCCCTACACCCTCGACGGGCTGTTCCCGGGCTTTCGCGACGAGGCGACCGAACGGCCCGTCAC
This genomic stretch from Halobaculum roseum harbors:
- a CDS encoding 3-keto-5-aminohexanoate cleavage protein, yielding MTYDEYLDGKPVVITAALTGGIQGKEAHPELPETPAEIAEAAAAVEDAGAAVVHLHARRDNGERAFSTERFQEVTDAVREATDDIVIQHSTGGTAAPDALRAEPLRTDPAPEMASLDMGPMNRGRRLTSENTRDTIDGLHAEMRDRGIKPELEVFNNGHLNEAFRILDDLEEPPYLNLIFGPGTLAPPSPANLQRTVDQLPDRAEFNVIGFGPHQLPLTTQSMILGGHVRVGLEDNSYLRKGEMATNEALVARAARIAEELGRPVASPADARDLLGVESRR
- a CDS encoding DUF456 family protein, producing MVDLVVLAALALLVAGVVGSVVPLVPAGPLSVAGVLVYYVLAPPSAPTLGLGWVVVFTLVGLTAFAVEHLGGPLASKAGGAEPATMVAAGLASLVLLFVVGPLGILVGTVGVVFAAELRTGKASDEAVRAAAFTVAGMLASSVAQLALTLSILAGFVVAVFVL
- the tmcA gene encoding tRNA(Met) cytidine acetyltransferase TmcA, translated to MDIAALASLAADLGAEARRTNQRRLLVLHGDRDACFDAAFTAVESADIADEETTLLSTREGFRFERHRPKHAKRLLGTTREAVILDAFAEFSPDVVGQSVGAVDGGGLYVLLAPPLDDWPDRRDDFDESLAVPPFGLDDVSGRFRTRLVETLRTHPGVAIVGVGDDAADGADDDALDAGGNAGDAADGTVADDTAADIERDGLTGDDAPPAEPGPTVPDAAAFPAVAYESCLTRDQSRVLSSLERLRTGTPEQAEAVVVEADRGRGKSSAAGLAAASLALDGRDVLVTAPSFGGAAALFERARALLADLDATFAVDEERRIEVGASADEPTADPTGRGRIRYLPPAEAAEAAGDADVAIADEAAALPVRLLADLLAAPAAAFVTTVHGYEGAGRGFSVRFRDRLDGSDRRVTDVRMDDPIRYARGDPVEGWAFRALMLDARPPVDEAVADADPETVDYRALDGDDLLADEHLLSEAFGLLVLAHYRTEPDDLARLLDAPNLTVRALTYEGHVVSVALLAREGGLDAGTREAMYDGERVRGNMLPDVLTSQLRDPEAAAPTGLRVMRIATHHAVRSRGLGSRLLREIERETGDDVDYLGTGFGATPGLLDFWAENGYRTVHLATTRNAASGEHSALMMAPASDDGRALARRHARWFRERIGGVLSDALRDLDPDVVRAALAACDADGEAVVDVSEYEWRLTVAAAYGPGLADAAPRPFRRLALAHLLDREADLSAREERLLVRKVLQAREWERVAQELDYVSTAECMRSLGRALQPLVDRYGDEAAFAERDRYE
- a CDS encoding 4Fe-4S dicluster domain-containing protein; amino-acid sequence: MPIDPSFEENREQVDEHEGHAVWGPVDEPEELGIHGTHVAVDFDICLADGACLEDCPVDVFEWVDSPGHPESELKADPANEDQCIDCMICVDVCPVDAIDVDAGRAGRI
- a CDS encoding electron transfer flavoprotein subunit beta/FixA family protein, which produces MHTVVMTKGVPDFREGKVAFDEDGHLERGNTPTVMNPNDEHALRAALQTRVRHGGRVSVMSMGPPGYEDVLREAMESVYADDCYLVSDKQFAAADTWATAITLATAIEHLGEPDLVFAGFKTADGETGHTGPQTCWGLDMPIVTHVVALDIDPEDRTLRAKRLVEGDIEEIETVETSLPAFVVADPEFEPSYRTARHRLERKRLREEARERAADIDEHVTYWDHEELNLDPDYVGLDGSPTIVSSVDPIPRAPAEREATEVDPADPEALGEVVEELTPHAGGD
- a CDS encoding electron transfer flavoprotein subunit alpha/FixB family protein yields the protein MPEFDPAEFDVSELGPKVQSIDDPAELRAILEAERDGDNRDAVITVIESRLEQVSEDDGGDDGEIDLDAMSVADIGNALQNVDDPERLRDLREREVDGEDRDTVLRLIDRRLDSVEGGEEGETGGAETDREPPEERHPELDHPTADKRHVRALEDGTYRDMWVYCETQAGDLLDVSREMLGKARELMDGYNDDYVGDDEDDERVVAVLIGDDVAGHADECIALGADVVVYHEDDRLARFQHKPYSEVFADMARWGADPPARDEDREASPPEDADWRDYDEPRYVLFPATHNGRDLSAQVQAELDSGLASDCSGLFIDDVGISNPVKTGAPGTTRTFERVLHMKRPDFSGFEYSTILCLDNPDREFHPQGGSVIPGSFEVPDPDPEREGEVIEHEGDLDDGWFRVEVTEFDRLDGGVDLSGHDVVVAVGRGIGDDPTRGMELALELADAFDDAAVGVSRGIVTGSYSFDGHVEEYTAEERQIGETGQVVEPSVYIAAGISGAVQHKVGCDESDTIVAVNTDPDARIHDWCDYFVEGDLFEVLPRLTEAVKTGSVDAEALADGGAGEPATDGGTVAGDTGGEVDE